The Hymenobacter sp. DG01 genome has a segment encoding these proteins:
- a CDS encoding serine hydrolase: MKNLWLGLLLSGYCLLPRAQAQNLLRRQLASDSVLAPVLRQAAAHRVQILYTRIRRDARGRPHFRSYRYRVRPHEYFYPASAIKLPVAALALEKMQRLSQQIPELSSSSPLRLDSASWGQTPVLRDTSSQTMRASVAQYVRKILLVSDNDAYNRLYEFLGPAELRAGLHRHGLRQTLVRHRLSVGDQDSTARRTNPLAFFADTSLTRPLYVQPAATFAGRWPRPWRRGWRVGQSHWQGGTLVNEPLDFQTKNVASLPDLQRALRLLLFPEADPARRRFRLAPADAALLRDYLHRLPRQSPDPRYPAALHPDNYAKFLLAGGAPGPLPEGVQIYNKIGQAYGFLIDNAYITNPARGVEFLLSAVVYVNPDGILNDDQYEYDTVGLPFLRRLGQRIYQFELDNHRQRPGVTVPIPQP; encoded by the coding sequence ATGAAAAACCTTTGGCTCGGGCTGCTGCTGAGTGGGTACTGCCTGCTACCCAGGGCGCAGGCCCAAAACCTGTTGCGCCGGCAGCTCGCCTCCGATTCGGTGCTGGCGCCGGTGCTCCGGCAAGCCGCCGCGCATCGGGTTCAGATTCTTTACACCCGCATCCGGCGCGACGCGCGCGGGCGGCCTCACTTTCGAAGCTACCGCTACCGGGTGCGGCCCCACGAGTATTTCTACCCGGCCAGTGCCATTAAGCTGCCGGTAGCGGCGCTGGCTCTGGAGAAAATGCAGCGGCTGAGCCAGCAGATTCCGGAGCTGAGCAGCAGCTCGCCGCTCCGCCTCGACTCGGCCAGTTGGGGCCAAACGCCCGTGCTGCGCGATACCAGCAGCCAAACTATGCGGGCCAGTGTGGCGCAGTACGTGCGCAAAATTCTGCTGGTCAGTGATAACGACGCCTATAACCGCCTCTACGAGTTTCTGGGGCCTGCCGAGCTGCGTGCTGGCTTGCACCGCCACGGCCTGCGCCAAACGCTGGTGCGCCACCGCCTCTCCGTCGGCGACCAGGACTCCACGGCCCGCCGTACCAATCCGCTGGCCTTCTTCGCTGATACCAGCCTGACTCGCCCGCTGTACGTGCAGCCAGCTGCCACCTTTGCGGGGCGCTGGCCCCGGCCGTGGCGGCGCGGGTGGCGGGTAGGGCAAAGCCACTGGCAGGGCGGTACGCTGGTAAACGAGCCGCTCGATTTCCAGACCAAAAATGTAGCCTCCCTACCCGATCTGCAGCGCGCGCTCCGGCTCTTGCTGTTTCCGGAGGCTGACCCGGCCCGCCGCCGTTTCCGGCTGGCTCCCGCCGATGCGGCCCTGCTGCGCGACTACCTGCACCGCCTGCCCCGGCAAAGCCCGGACCCGCGCTACCCGGCGGCCCTCCACCCCGACAACTACGCGAAGTTTCTGCTGGCGGGCGGGGCGCCGGGGCCGCTGCCGGAGGGCGTGCAGATTTATAACAAAATAGGGCAGGCCTACGGCTTTCTTATCGATAACGCCTACATCACGAATCCGGCCCGGGGCGTGGAGTTTCTGCTCAGCGCGGTGGTGTACGTCAACCCGGACGGCATTCTCAACGATGACCAGTACGAGTACGACACGGTGGGTCTGCCGTTTTTGCGGCGGCTGGGGCAACGTATCTACCAGTTTGAGCTCGACAACCACCGGCAGCGGCCCGGTGTAACAGTGCCCATACCTCAACCGTAA
- a CDS encoding M15 family metallopeptidase, protein MAANAFGLSLINSQEHYQQRIAQNREQELVDLRELIPDLVLDIRYATSRNLLGVALYPAAEAYLCRPVAEALVRVQAALAQRGLGLCVYDAYRPYSVSVRLYEHLQDENVAAPPWRGSRHNRGCSVDVGLVERATGRHVPLPTDFDELTPAAHIRFATLPTHILLNRTVLLAAMQAQGFINYPHEWWHFDFHRWAEFDLLDLPFAALRR, encoded by the coding sequence ATGGCTGCCAACGCATTCGGACTTTCGCTTATCAACTCCCAGGAGCACTACCAGCAGCGCATCGCTCAAAACCGGGAGCAAGAACTGGTTGACCTGCGGGAGTTGATTCCAGACCTGGTATTGGACATCCGGTACGCCACCAGCCGTAATCTGCTGGGCGTGGCCCTATATCCGGCCGCTGAAGCTTACCTGTGCCGACCCGTGGCGGAAGCCCTTGTGAGGGTGCAGGCCGCCCTGGCCCAGCGGGGACTAGGGCTATGTGTGTATGATGCTTACCGGCCTTACAGCGTATCGGTGCGCCTGTACGAGCACCTACAGGACGAAAACGTGGCGGCCCCGCCCTGGCGCGGCTCACGTCACAACCGGGGTTGCTCCGTGGATGTGGGCCTAGTGGAGCGGGCCACAGGCCGGCATGTACCCCTGCCCACCGACTTCGACGAGCTGACCCCAGCCGCCCACATCCGGTTTGCGACCCTACCCACCCATATCCTGCTGAACCGCACCGTGCTGCTGGCCGCCATGCAGGCCCAGGGCTTCATCAACTACCCCCACGAATGGTGGCACTTCGACTTCCACCGCTGGGCTGAGTTCGACCTGCTCGACCTGCCCTTCGCGGCACTCCGGCGGTGA
- a CDS encoding glycoside hydrolase family 10 protein, which yields MFGLPAARRFLFFLILSINWLAARAADVPPKRELRGVWIATVENIDWPSSRALTPEQQRREYRRMLDDHQRSGINAVFVQVRPASDAFYQSNLEPWSKWLTGQQGKAPTPFYDPLPFLIEEAHRRGMEFHAWFNPYRATMDTVTRRLAPNHPYRKHPEWFLRYSGKLLYNPGLPEVRNYISEVILDVVRRYDIDGVHFDDYFYPYPESGQVIRDEDAFARFNPDGLKLADWRRQNVNTLIRDLHDSIQHTKRWVKFGISPFGVWRNQTSDPNGSATKAFQGYDGLYADALEWLRQGWVDYVLPQLYWSTGFKVAQYPVLVEWWARNSNGRHLYIGHGAYRMSESTKSDTVWRNPRELPRQVRLNRTFPTEVGGSVFFSSKSLMANVLNTTDSLRQHEFRYPALVPTMPWLDAVPPRPAQNLTAATGPAATTLSWQPGPAAADGDQAAYYALYRFADDQTPTPDDPRNLLALIRPQSGRPLTFLDTTARAGQGYSYYLTAFDRLHNESRPISVRTTGRAAEVVVAQAAPPTPSAEPVATPAPATTQPTVPPVRPTPRPATPRPTTTVSTPTKVKVKTKSKRRGGFFRRLFGGR from the coding sequence ATGTTTGGATTACCTGCCGCCCGCCGCTTTCTGTTTTTTCTGATTCTGAGTATCAATTGGCTGGCTGCCCGGGCCGCCGATGTGCCGCCTAAGCGCGAGCTGCGCGGGGTATGGATTGCTACCGTTGAGAATATTGACTGGCCCAGCAGCCGCGCCCTCACGCCGGAGCAGCAGCGCCGCGAGTACCGCCGTATGCTCGATGACCACCAGCGCAGTGGCATCAACGCCGTGTTTGTGCAGGTGCGGCCCGCTTCCGATGCCTTCTACCAGAGCAATCTGGAGCCCTGGAGCAAGTGGCTGACCGGGCAGCAGGGCAAGGCGCCCACCCCGTTCTACGACCCCTTGCCCTTTCTGATTGAGGAAGCCCACCGCCGGGGCATGGAGTTTCATGCCTGGTTTAACCCGTACCGGGCCACGATGGACACGGTCACGCGCCGGCTGGCTCCCAACCACCCCTACCGCAAGCATCCCGAGTGGTTTCTGCGCTACTCGGGCAAGCTGCTTTATAACCCCGGCCTGCCCGAGGTGCGCAACTACATCAGCGAGGTAATTCTGGACGTGGTGCGCCGCTACGATATTGACGGCGTCCACTTCGACGACTACTTCTACCCCTACCCCGAAAGCGGGCAGGTAATCCGCGACGAGGACGCTTTCGCCCGCTTCAACCCCGATGGCCTGAAGCTGGCGGACTGGCGCCGGCAGAACGTGAACACGCTTATCCGCGACCTGCACGACTCCATTCAGCACACCAAGCGCTGGGTGAAGTTCGGTATTTCGCCCTTCGGCGTGTGGCGCAACCAAACCTCCGACCCCAACGGCTCGGCCACCAAAGCCTTCCAGGGCTACGACGGCCTGTACGCCGATGCGCTGGAGTGGCTGCGCCAGGGCTGGGTTGATTACGTGCTGCCCCAGCTATACTGGAGCACGGGCTTCAAGGTGGCCCAGTATCCGGTGCTGGTGGAGTGGTGGGCCCGCAACAGCAACGGCCGCCACCTCTACATCGGGCACGGTGCCTACCGCATGTCGGAAAGCACGAAGTCGGACACGGTGTGGCGCAACCCGCGCGAGCTGCCCCGGCAGGTACGCCTGAACCGCACCTTCCCGACGGAAGTAGGGGGTAGCGTATTCTTCAGCTCGAAGTCGTTGATGGCGAACGTGCTGAATACTACCGACTCCCTGCGCCAGCATGAGTTTCGCTACCCCGCCCTGGTGCCCACCATGCCCTGGCTGGATGCCGTGCCCCCCCGGCCGGCCCAGAACCTGACTGCTGCCACCGGCCCCGCCGCAACCACCCTAAGCTGGCAGCCCGGCCCCGCCGCCGCCGACGGCGACCAGGCCGCCTACTACGCCCTCTATCGCTTCGCCGACGACCAGACGCCTACCCCCGACGACCCGCGCAACCTGCTGGCCCTCATCCGACCCCAGTCCGGCCGCCCCCTGACGTTCCTGGATACCACGGCCCGCGCCGGCCAGGGCTACTCCTATTACCTCACCGCCTTCGACAGGCTGCACAATGAGAGCCGGCCGATTTCGGTGCGCACCACGGGCCGCGCCGCCGAGGTGGTAGTAGCTCAGGCCGCACCGCCCACGCCGAGCGCCGAGCCTGTTGCTACCCCGGCCCCGGCTACCACCCAGCCCACTGTGCCACCCGTGCGCCCCACACCTCGGCCAGCTACCCCACGGCCCACTACCACTGTCAGCACGCCTACCAAGGTCAAAGTCAAGACCAAGTCCAAGCGGCGCGGCGGCTTCTTCCGGCGCCTGTTCGGCGGGCGCTAA
- a CDS encoding SusD/RagB family nutrient-binding outer membrane lipoprotein, whose protein sequence is MKKYILALGLLCGSGLLTSCESFLDVNDDPNNPVDATPNFLLPGAISQAFQQQMFTALTTPYITQYIVRRTPQASTDQFFLTTGNGNNTLNYFYYWSAGNAREALKTAEAEGSVYYVGASKIITAMGLAHATDMLGDVPYSEAFQGAQNYTPKYDPQEQVYQSIQQLLDEGIVELSKPASANFRAFYSTSPSVSGDILYRGDPQKWVRLAKALKARQLLHLSKKANFTAQVAPQILKLVSESFTGSADDAQIQYQTAVAPLTGTTNIFGTTRANFANATTSATYSANIIKYLNGNAPGATYPGVVDPRFPIMATANSTGTDPGVAGGTPISAATGNATDFYSSWYARDLGYFEVITYHEVKFIEAEVKFITGDKSGALAAYREGIRAHMAKIGVGGSNALPAVTFAPITTQQITDYLNSAAVAQTPDQLDLKRIMEQKYIAMFLNPESWSDLRRYDFDPNIYVNLRYPVGVNTALANQPDYKNRWPRRLLPALTETQYNPRNVAAAYAAVGATNDFEYINKPVWWDQP, encoded by the coding sequence ATGAAAAAATATATTCTGGCCCTGGGGCTGCTCTGTGGCAGCGGGCTGCTCACGTCGTGCGAGAGTTTCCTCGACGTGAACGACGACCCCAACAACCCGGTAGATGCTACCCCTAACTTCCTGCTGCCCGGCGCTATTTCCCAAGCGTTCCAGCAGCAAATGTTTACTGCTCTGACCACGCCCTACATCACGCAGTACATTGTGCGGCGCACGCCCCAGGCCAGCACCGACCAGTTTTTCCTGACCACGGGCAACGGCAACAACACCCTCAACTACTTCTACTACTGGTCGGCGGGCAACGCCCGCGAAGCCCTGAAAACGGCTGAGGCCGAAGGCTCGGTGTACTACGTGGGGGCCTCCAAAATCATTACGGCCATGGGCCTGGCTCACGCTACCGACATGCTCGGCGACGTGCCGTATTCCGAGGCCTTCCAGGGCGCCCAGAACTACACGCCCAAGTACGACCCCCAAGAGCAAGTGTATCAGAGCATTCAGCAACTGCTAGATGAGGGCATTGTGGAGCTGTCGAAACCAGCCTCGGCTAACTTCCGCGCCTTTTACAGCACCTCTCCCAGCGTCAGCGGCGACATTCTGTACCGTGGCGACCCGCAGAAGTGGGTGCGGCTGGCCAAAGCCCTGAAAGCCCGGCAGCTGCTGCACCTGAGCAAGAAGGCCAACTTCACGGCCCAGGTAGCACCCCAGATTCTGAAGCTTGTATCCGAGAGCTTCACGGGCTCGGCCGATGACGCTCAGATTCAGTACCAGACGGCAGTGGCTCCGCTCACTGGCACTACCAACATCTTCGGGACTACCCGCGCCAACTTCGCCAACGCCACCACATCGGCCACGTACTCGGCCAATATTATTAAGTACCTGAACGGCAACGCGCCGGGCGCTACCTACCCGGGTGTGGTGGACCCGCGCTTCCCCATCATGGCTACGGCCAACAGCACCGGCACCGACCCGGGCGTGGCCGGCGGTACTCCTATTTCGGCCGCTACTGGCAACGCCACCGACTTTTACAGCAGCTGGTACGCCCGCGACCTGGGCTACTTTGAGGTGATTACCTACCACGAGGTGAAGTTTATTGAGGCTGAAGTGAAGTTTATTACCGGCGACAAATCTGGGGCTTTGGCCGCCTACCGGGAGGGCATTCGGGCTCACATGGCCAAGATTGGGGTAGGCGGCAGCAATGCCCTGCCCGCCGTAACCTTTGCCCCCATCACGACCCAGCAGATTACGGACTACCTCAACAGCGCCGCGGTAGCCCAAACGCCCGACCAATTGGACCTCAAGCGCATCATGGAGCAGAAATACATTGCCATGTTCCTGAACCCGGAGTCGTGGTCCGACCTGCGCCGCTACGATTTCGACCCCAACATCTACGTGAACCTGCGCTACCCGGTGGGCGTGAATACCGCCCTGGCCAATCAGCCTGACTACAAGAACCGCTGGCCCCGCCGCCTGCTGCCTGCCCTCACCGAAACCCAGTACAACCCCCGCAACGTGGCGGCCGCGTACGCCGCCGTGGGCGCTACCAATGATTTCGAGTACATCAACAAGCCCGTGTGGTGGGACCAGCCGTAA